One window of Microbacterium sp. Root61 genomic DNA carries:
- the rpsD gene encoding 30S ribosomal protein S4 produces the protein MTTKSQDRRKVRLSRALGIALTPKAARYLEKRPYAPGEHGRTKRKQDSDYAVRLREKQRLREQYGIREKQMRNTFNEARRKDGLTGENLVELLEMRLDALVLRAGFARTTAQARQLVVHRHILVDGQTVDRPSFRVKPGQVIHVKAKSEGIEPFQVAAAGGHAEVLPPVPGYLEVELDKLQARLVRRPKRAEVPVTCEVQLVVEYYAAR, from the coding sequence GTGACCACGAAGTCCCAGGACCGCCGTAAGGTCCGCCTCTCACGCGCACTCGGTATCGCCCTGACCCCGAAGGCCGCCCGCTACCTCGAGAAGCGTCCCTACGCTCCGGGTGAGCACGGCCGCACCAAGCGCAAGCAGGACAGCGACTACGCCGTCCGTCTGCGCGAGAAGCAGCGTCTGCGCGAGCAGTACGGCATCCGCGAGAAGCAGATGCGCAACACGTTCAACGAGGCCCGTCGCAAGGATGGCCTGACCGGTGAGAACCTGGTCGAGCTGCTCGAAATGCGTCTGGATGCCCTCGTGCTGCGTGCCGGCTTCGCCCGCACCACCGCTCAGGCTCGCCAGCTCGTCGTGCACCGCCACATCCTGGTCGACGGCCAGACCGTGGACCGCCCGTCGTTCCGCGTCAAGCCCGGCCAGGTCATTCACGTCAAGGCGAAGAGCGAAGGCATCGAGCCGTTCCAGGTTGCAGCCGCCGGCGGTCACGCCGAGGTCCTGCCCCCGGTTCCGGGCTACCTCGAGGTCGAGCTCGACAAGCTGCAGGCACGCCTCGTGCGTCGCCCGAAGCGCGCCGAGGTCCCCGTGACCTGTGAAGTCCAGCTCGTCGTTGAGTATTACGCAGCGCGCTAA
- a CDS encoding DUF349 domain-containing protein, whose amino-acid sequence MPRAPSAPVRPAAAPAAPEEPWGRVEDDGTVSVREGDEWRVVGQYPDGTPAEALAYFERKFSDLASEVTLLEVRHRRGGASASDLRGTAKTIQGKIDGAAAVGDLARLSARVDALTEELAAESETEAAAAREAVDEAVRVRTELVEKAEALAARDPRSIQWKQTSADIAELFDQWQSQQQNGPRLPKAAGQQLWKRFRDARSILDKHRREFYAGLDEEHKSVRDRKTRLVEKAEALAPKGEDGINAYRELLDQWKTAGRAGKKADDALWARFKAAGDALYSARGEREAADAEASREKIDAKRELLVEARKVSDVTDTAKARAQLTAIQRQWDDIGRIFPRDKERALDDELRKIEQGVRSREDVDWKQNNPETKARTNDMTRQLTDAIEKLEQELAAAEASGDKKAAAETAEALEARKAWLRAVGG is encoded by the coding sequence ATGCCGCGTGCGCCGTCCGCGCCCGTGCGTCCCGCCGCCGCTCCTGCGGCTCCTGAGGAGCCCTGGGGCCGGGTAGAGGATGACGGCACCGTCTCCGTGCGCGAAGGCGACGAGTGGCGCGTCGTCGGGCAGTATCCCGACGGAACGCCGGCCGAGGCCCTGGCCTACTTCGAGCGCAAGTTCTCCGATCTCGCCAGCGAGGTGACGCTCCTCGAGGTGCGTCACCGCCGTGGTGGCGCATCGGCCTCCGACCTGCGCGGCACGGCCAAGACGATCCAGGGCAAGATCGACGGCGCAGCCGCGGTCGGCGACCTGGCCCGCCTGAGCGCCCGCGTCGATGCCCTCACCGAGGAGCTCGCCGCAGAGTCCGAGACCGAGGCCGCTGCCGCGCGTGAAGCCGTCGACGAGGCCGTGCGCGTGCGCACCGAGCTCGTCGAGAAGGCCGAAGCCCTGGCGGCTCGCGATCCGCGCAGCATCCAGTGGAAGCAGACCTCCGCGGACATCGCGGAACTGTTCGACCAGTGGCAGTCGCAGCAGCAGAACGGTCCGCGCCTGCCCAAGGCTGCCGGTCAGCAGCTGTGGAAGCGATTCCGCGACGCCCGCTCGATCCTCGACAAGCACCGCCGTGAGTTCTACGCCGGTCTGGACGAGGAGCACAAGTCCGTGCGCGATCGCAAGACCCGTCTGGTCGAGAAGGCCGAAGCCCTCGCCCCGAAGGGCGAGGACGGCATCAACGCCTACCGCGAGCTGCTCGACCAGTGGAAGACCGCTGGGCGCGCCGGGAAGAAGGCCGATGACGCCCTGTGGGCTCGATTCAAGGCTGCCGGTGACGCGCTGTACTCCGCACGCGGCGAGCGTGAAGCAGCCGATGCCGAGGCATCCCGCGAGAAGATCGACGCGAAGCGCGAGCTGCTCGTCGAGGCGCGCAAGGTGTCCGACGTCACGGACACGGCCAAGGCTCGTGCCCAGCTGACCGCGATCCAGCGTCAGTGGGATGACATCGGCCGCATCTTCCCCCGCGACAAGGAGCGGGCGCTCGATGACGAACTGCGCAAGATCGAGCAGGGTGTCCGTTCGCGTGAAGACGTCGACTGGAAGCAGAACAACCCGGAGACCAAGGCGCGCACCAACGACATGACGCGTCAGCTCACGGACGCCATCGAGAAGCTCGAACAGGAGCTCGCAGCGGCCGAAGCATCCGGCGACAAGAAGGCGGCGGCCGAGACGGCCGAGGCGCTCGAAGCCCGCAAGGCGTGGCTGCGCGCCGTCGGCGGCTGA
- a CDS encoding replication-associated recombination protein A, whose translation MTSSAALFQGQTPLAVRMRPISLDEVAGQGHLLRPGSPLVALANPDAATTAVSVILWGPPGTGKTTLAQAIARSSGRRFVELSAVTAGVKDVREVMQEALTQRDLYGQSTILFLDEIHRFTKAQQDALLPGVENGWVILIAATTENPSFSVISPLLSRSLLLTLRSLSDDDLGSLIDRAVTDPRGLAGAATLEPDARAAVIRLASGDARRALTALEAAASMSEPAEDAPGVITAELIAQAVDRALLRYDRQGDEHYDVISAFIKSIRGSDVDAAMHYLARMVEAGEDPRFIARRLVISASEDIGLADPQALVIAVAAADAVAFIGMPEGRIPLAEATAYLATTAKSNAAYLAIDQAIADVRAGGFGRVPAPLRDAHYPGAKRLGHGKGYRYPHDTEIGIVAQQHLPDELKGRRYYTPTNHGQERDVSARLEKIRRILDGK comes from the coding sequence GTGACCTCCTCCGCCGCGCTCTTCCAAGGGCAGACGCCCCTCGCGGTGCGTATGCGGCCGATCTCGCTCGACGAGGTCGCGGGGCAGGGGCATCTGCTGCGTCCGGGGTCTCCCTTGGTGGCTCTGGCGAATCCGGATGCCGCGACCACTGCCGTCTCCGTGATCCTGTGGGGCCCGCCGGGCACCGGCAAGACCACGCTCGCCCAGGCGATCGCGCGCTCCTCCGGCCGCCGCTTCGTCGAACTGTCGGCCGTGACAGCGGGCGTGAAGGACGTCCGGGAGGTCATGCAGGAGGCGCTCACGCAGCGCGACCTGTACGGGCAGTCGACCATCCTCTTCCTCGACGAGATCCACCGGTTCACGAAGGCGCAGCAGGACGCGCTGCTGCCCGGCGTGGAGAACGGCTGGGTCATCCTCATCGCCGCGACCACGGAGAACCCCTCGTTCTCGGTCATCTCGCCGTTGCTGTCCCGGTCGCTGCTGCTGACCCTCCGCTCGCTCAGCGACGACGACCTCGGCTCGCTGATCGACCGTGCGGTCACGGATCCGCGCGGACTCGCCGGTGCGGCGACGCTCGAGCCGGACGCGCGCGCGGCGGTGATCCGGCTGGCCTCGGGTGATGCGCGTCGCGCGCTCACGGCGCTGGAGGCCGCGGCATCCATGTCGGAGCCGGCCGAGGACGCGCCCGGAGTGATCACCGCCGAGCTCATCGCACAGGCGGTCGACCGCGCTCTGCTGCGCTACGACCGGCAGGGTGACGAGCACTACGACGTCATCAGCGCCTTCATCAAGTCGATCCGCGGGTCCGACGTCGACGCGGCGATGCACTACCTGGCCCGCATGGTCGAGGCCGGGGAAGACCCTCGCTTCATCGCGCGGCGCCTGGTCATCTCGGCCTCCGAGGACATCGGCCTGGCCGACCCGCAGGCGCTCGTCATCGCGGTCGCCGCCGCGGACGCCGTCGCGTTCATCGGCATGCCCGAAGGCCGCATCCCGCTCGCCGAGGCGACCGCCTATCTGGCCACCACCGCCAAATCCAACGCCGCTTACCTCGCGATCGACCAGGCGATCGCCGACGTGCGCGCCGGAGGATTCGGCCGGGTGCCGGCGCCCCTGCGCGACGCGCACTATCCGGGCGCCAAGCGTCTCGGCCACGGCAAGGGCTACCGGTATCCGCACGACACCGAGATCGGGATCGTGGCACAGCAGCACCTTCCCGACGAGCTCAAGGGGCGGCGTTACTACACGCCGACCAACCACGGGCAGGAGCGCGACGTCTCCGCGCGGCTCGAGAAGATCCGCCGCATCCTCGACGGGAAGTAG
- a CDS encoding type IV toxin-antitoxin system AbiEi family antitoxin has protein sequence MPSPYLYFAGGRLSQAELSAARLDGHVVELGEGYIPADAIETRGLRAASLSGLLGETLAATHLSAAWVHGALPEPPLRHTVQRAVERRLHHVLGRRFVYRDLQVDEDDLQRIGGVRVTSPERTLADLSRIPDDEYAAAARLMADLTPDLAFDAVAWLEGHGALPHKRSALAFLRGLAARNQDEVTRYTS, from the coding sequence ATGCCTTCGCCGTACCTCTACTTCGCCGGTGGCCGCCTCTCGCAGGCGGAGCTGTCCGCGGCACGTCTCGACGGGCACGTCGTCGAGCTCGGCGAGGGCTACATCCCGGCGGACGCGATCGAGACGCGCGGACTGCGCGCCGCATCCCTCTCCGGGCTCCTCGGCGAGACGCTCGCAGCGACGCATCTGAGCGCCGCGTGGGTGCACGGGGCGCTGCCTGAGCCGCCCCTGCGGCACACTGTGCAGCGGGCGGTGGAGCGGCGTCTGCACCACGTGCTCGGGCGGCGCTTCGTCTACCGCGACCTGCAGGTCGACGAAGACGACCTGCAGCGCATCGGCGGGGTCCGCGTCACCTCCCCCGAGCGCACGCTCGCCGACCTGTCACGGATTCCCGACGACGAGTACGCGGCGGCCGCACGGCTGATGGCCGATCTGACTCCCGATCTCGCCTTCGATGCCGTGGCGTGGCTCGAGGGGCATGGTGCGCTCCCCCACAAACGTTCTGCTCTGGCGTTCCTGCGAGGCCTGGCGGCGCGGAATCAGGACGAGGTGACGCGGTACACGTCGTAG